The following DNA comes from Deinococcus sp. Leaf326.
CGAGCGCCGTCATTCGGCGCTCGGCTACGCTACGCCCTGGTCTACACTCACGTCATCGGCGAACGCTCGCAACGCCGCTTGAAGTCAAACCTGGAGCATTACCGCCCAATGTCCCCCTTCCTCATGCCACAGGAGAAGCATTATGACTCACAGTGCCCAGTCCCATTCCGCCGCCGCTACGCCTGCCATGACGTCCCGCACCGAGGACGGCCGGACCCTCGTGCTCGAACGCTTCTTCCGGGCACCACCCGAACGGGTCTTCGCTGCGTTCTCGCAGGCCGAGCACCTGTAGCGCTGGTGGGGCCCGCGCGGCTGGGAGGTGCCGGTCTGTACGGTGGATTTCCGCCCGGGCGGTCGCTGGCACTACTGTATGAAGTGCACGGACCCCGCCCAGGGCCAGTTCTACGGTATGGAGTCCTGGGGCCTAGGCCTCTACCATGAGATCCAAGACGGGGCGTACATTATTTACACCGACTATTTCTCGGATGCACAGGGCGGGATCAATGAGGCCATGCCGGCCACGCTCGTTGAGTTGACCTTTACGATGCAAGAAGGTGGGACATGGGTCGTGAACCGCTCGACTTACGCCAGCGAGGAGGGTCTAAAGACCGTGCTGGACATGGGGATGCTCCAGGGGATCACCGAGACCTGGGATCGGCTGGACGAGAATCTAAAATCCGTCTGAAAAACGTGCTGGCGCATGTTTTCCCTGCATCAACAAAGGTGAACGATGGGGCAGAGGTGATGCGCTCGTGTCCCGGTCGGCTTATCCCAACGATCTAACGGACGCCGAGTGGCACGTGAAGTCATGATCCGCTTGATGGTGCGTCGGCTGGCAAAACCCTCACTCTGACCTTTTTCAGACGCACTTTAATAGTACTTTGTCACTTTGCTGAATGCACACTCACGCCACTGTTTCAGGCATTTCCTCGAAAGAGGGACGACAGCGTGTCAGGCGCGCACAAGTATTCCCGCATGTCCAGAATCTTCCTGGTATTGGCTGCGCTCTTGACCTCCTGTGGCTCACGAGACATGGTGGCTCGGCGATGGCTCGCCCCTGTCGGTGTTCTGCATGGGTTGGAACTGGTCGCCCTAGACCGCTGGCAGGGCGGTGGCGTCAATGGACGCTTGCATGAACAGTTCCTTGAACTCAGGTGCAAAGATCACCCCACTTGGCCATGGCCTCGAGTACGTCAAGCCTATTGGTCGGGTCCAGAATGGCGTGGTGAGGTCACATTGGCCTTGCTAGGGTTTTGTGGAGGGGGAGTTCAGTCTGATTCAGACTGGAGGCAGTTATGCCCACCCCCAAGCAGCAGTACACCGCGGAGTTCAAGCAGGAGGCTGTGCGACTGGTTGAATCGACGGGCAAGAGTTGCGCCCAGATCGCCCGCGATCTCGGCGTCCCCGCCCACTCCGTCGTTCGCTGGAAACAGCAGCAGGAAGTGCAGCGTGCCAAGGGACGCCCCGTGTTCACGGGGCGTGGCATCGCAGGTCGCTCTGAACAGGAAGACCGGATCAAGCACCTTGAGCACGAGCTGGACATTGCCCGACAGGAGCGGGATATCCTGAAAAAAGCGGTGGCCTTCTTCGCCAAACAAAGCTGATTTTCGCCTTCATCCAGCAGCACCGAGAAGCATTCCCGGTGCTGCTGATGTGCCAAGTGCTGGAGGTCAGTGTGAGCGGATATTACGCCTGGCGGGGAAGGCCGGAGAGTGCCAGGGCACGGTCTTGCCGTGCCCTGACCGAGAAAATCAGAGTCAGCCATCAGCACAGCCGGGGGACCTACGGTACCCCGAGAATTCAGGCCGACCTGGCCGACAGGGGCGAACGGGTGAGCCGGCAACGGATCGGGCGGTTGATGAAGGCAGCGAATCTGGTGACTCGCTGCAAGCGGAAGTTCCGCGTGACCACCAAAGCCTCACCCCACCAGCTTGTCGCGGAAAATCTCCTGAACCGGGAGTTCAAGCCGATCAGCCTAACCAGAAGTGGGTGACCGACATCACGTACCTGCCGACGACCGAGGGCTGGCTGTACTTGGCGACCGTCATGGATCTCTTTTCGAGGAAGATCGTCGGCTGGGCGCTCCATGAGCGCCTTCACACGCCCCTCGCTCTGGACGTGCTGAACATGGCTTGGCAGAGAAGACAGCCGGGTGCCGGGCTGCTCCACCATTCTGACCGAGGGAGCCAGTACACCAGCGAGGTCTACCGACAGGCCCTGGATCGCCTGAAGGCGGTCCAGAGCCTGAGCAACAAGGGGGAGTGTTGGGATAATGCTGTTCAGGAAAGCTTTTTCTCAACCCTGAAAGTGGAACTTGACCTTCGCCAAGCACGCAGCACGCGTGCTCAGACCCGCAGGGAGGTGTTTGAGTGGATTGAGGTCTTTTACAACCGGCAACGTCGTCACTCGTCGTTAGGCCACCGCTCTCCGGCGGCCTTCGAGGAGCAAGCCCCCTATCCTGAACTGTCCCTCCACTAAACCCTTGCAATTTCAGTTGCACTCGAGCGGGCGTTGGAGGTGCCCGTGGATTGGATTCCAGGGGCGCAGTACCCGCATGGGGCACATGCCGGGAAGCACGTGACGGGGAAGACGGCTGCCGTCATCCTGGCGATCCGGTGGATGGGGCACGCGCAGATGGGACTCCGCGATATCGCGCGAGCGCAGGGGGTGCCCTGCGTGATGCTGCCGAGCGGGTTGAACCCCTCGAATGTGGCGTGGCATCTCGTGGAGTAGGTGGGGCATCAGTTGTCGGGTGGGGAGCGCCTGGAAGCGTAGGCCGAGCGCACCTCGCAGCCGCCCCGGCCGCGGCGGGGGAGGACGTAGTAGCCGTAGCCGAAGAAGAGGGTGGTCTGCTCAGCGAGATCGGTCGGGAAGTTCGACAGATCAAGTGCCTCACCCTGGTCGTCGAGCAAGGTCAGACCCAGCTGCGCAGAGACCAGAACTGTTGTCGTTTCTGGGCAGCAATTCAGGATCGTCCCCGTCAGATCCTGCAGGGCCTGACGAGTCGCCTCGACTTGGGCGACCGGTACGATGATGGCGAAGAGGAGTGTCATCTACCTTTGAGCGTAGATGCGGTTCTGGTAGACCCACCCTAAGTGCTGTACTACACTCATGAGCTTTCTAAGGGATTGCTGAGTCTGGGATCGCCCGCACAGCTTCCGTCTTGGGCATGATGCAAGTGTCACGTTATTCCCAATTCAGGAGGTCCCCTTATGGCCGCACTATCCCGTCTTGCTCCCCCGCTCTTCTTATTGACGACTCTTCTCTCCTGTGGACAATTTCCTGATGTACAGGGGACGGATCCCTATGCCCTCTCACAACTCGGCGAGAAGGTGGATCAGGTCGCCGTGCCCTACGAATCAGGAACCATCCCCGCTGATCAAACACGTGTCCGGGTCTCGTTCGTGGGTGACGCGGCCGACTTGCCGATGATCGGTGTCCGGCAGGTGCTCCTGTGTGGGGCCACTTGCACCTCCACAGGGGTGACGACAGGGGTACTGACCAAGGAGGACGGCACTGGTCGGGGCGTCGTGTTCAGCGATGTGCTTCTGCCTCCAGGCCAGATTGACCGCATCATCGTTCAGCCTGATCCTGCACTAGGACAACCCGTAGCCTTCAAGACCATTTCCCTGTCTGAACCCCTCACCCTCCTTGGAGGTGAGCGGCAGGAGATCTTCCTTTCCGTCCAATCTGTAGCCACCCAGCTGAAGGTGACTTTTCTGGGAACGGCTGCACTTCCACCTAGTGTGGGGACCGTCATGGCCTACCGTCCAGACAGGAAGATGGCCTGGCCTGCGGGTGGTGCGGTGGCCATGTCCATGGCCGCTGGAGGGATGGAGAAAGCACAGCTCTTCGGCATGCAGCTGATTGATACCGGTGGACTGATGCCACGCCTGATGATGTGGCCTGCCATGAAAGGTCAGGCACCCGCAACGGTCGCACTGAAACTGGATCCTGCTCGCCTTCCACAAGGCATGACTGCAGCCGACTACCAGGTGCGGGTCAACAATGCCACCTCGCCGAAAGTCACTGTTCAGGGCGATACGCTGACCTTTGCAACTGACGATCTGGCGAGCGCACGAATCTATACCGACCGAAGTGTGATCGAGACGAGCACTGGGGAGCGGATCGCTCTCCCTGGGAAGACCCTCTCGAGTGCCGGCTTAAGTGCGCAGGATACGTCAGCCTGCAAAAACAGCTTAATCTCCAGGCGCGCGCAGTATGAGCAGTATTTCGCGAACGGAACTGATGCGATCCGCATCTTCGATTGCGAGAATGTCGCCCCATACGTCCATATCGTCCTCATTGACCGCTCAAATCGTGGCAGGACGGTGGGTCTCCCCATTACTCCAAGCAACGACTACCCAGGAAAGTATGTTCTGCGCCCGATCACCTCCCATGGGGAGGGTGCAGCAGTAGCCATCAACGGCTTCACTTGGGACGGGGACTATGGGACCTATATGGGGACAGGCTATGGGACGCCCATTGGCACCCTGATTACGAATGGCATTGTGCGGCGCAAGACTTCGACAACCGAAGCTATTCTGGGCTTCCAGATGCAGCCTACGGACCGTTCGCGTGGGACTTCAGCGGAATTCTTCGTAGGGGCAAGCAACAGTCTCAATCTAGGCACCCATAACTACAACGTCATTGGCTCGACCACGTCGATCATACGGAATAATGCCTGCAATCTCAATCTCGATACGACCTCGATCAACCGATGGAGTGCAGTTGGTATTGGATACAACCGGATGGCTTTGATCTCTACGACGAGTGACGGAAGCTCTTCGCCAAGGGATCTATGCAGCGTTTTCGAGGGTCTTGGGTATATGGATGGGGCTATTCGGTTGGATGGAGGTCCTTCGGCCTCTATGACCTGGTTGGGGCAGCACATCAATCCATTGACGGGATCAGATTATTATAAATTTGGCAATGCACGTAATATTCTGAATGCACTGGTCTGGAAATAGACGTGTAAGGCTAAGCGCGACGACCTGGGGATCACCAGCCGGCGAGGTCTTCCTTGAGGTCGTCGACTGCGAGTTGGGCGTAGCCCTTGCGGGTGGTATCGACCGACTCGTGTCCGAGGTGAGCGGCCACTCGGCCGAAGTCTTTGATCTGCTGGAGCAGCCGTGTCCCGGCGTACTTGCGTCCGGGGTGGAAGCCCCTGAAGTCCACCCCGGCCAGGGCAAAGGCCTTGCTGATGTGCTACCGGGCGGTCATGGCATGCCTATACCGGAAGAGATGGGTACTGGGCGTCGTCCGTTTCCCATCGGTATGGTCTGGCCCGCCTGGTCCGTAGAGGCCTCGGTAATGCCGGGCTGCGCGCGCGAGGCTGGTGCTCATGGCCACCACCCGACCCTTGCGGCCCTTGCCGCTGCGAACATGCAGGCGCTTGGCCGCCTCGTCGAGGTCATCCCACTCCAGCGCTAACGCCTCGCTGATGCGCAAGCCCGCGTGGGCCGTGAGGAAGAGCAGGAACTTGGCGTGCACGTCCGCGTGTTCGAGCACGTCGGCCAGTTCGTCCTCGGTGTAGGGTGGGCGCTTGACGATGCCCGGGGTACGGTCCTTGGGCACCTTCGTGTCGCGGAAGGGGTCGGCTTCGGTCGCCCCCGCCCACCGGAGGGCGCGGTAGAGGCACCCGGCTGCCGCGACCTTGAGCTGGACGCCAGCGGGTTTGCGTCCAGCAGCGAGGAGGGCGTTGATATAGCCCTGTGTGTCATGACGACCTGGCCGCAGGAGGCTGAGGGCTTGTGCAGTGGCGTACTCGATGAACTGCTGGGCACCCAGGGCGTAGGCCTCTACAGTACGCGGACTGGTCAGCACCCCACTGCCGCCCTGATGCGCGAGATAAGCGGTGGTGAGCGAAACCAGAGCCGCGACGTCCTTGTCCGCCGCAGCCTTCACGGCACGGCGGCGCAATTCCTCGTCGTGGAGATTCGTCCACTCACGGGTCTGCGCGAGCAAACCGCCCTGATATAGAGTAAGGGTCACCTGATCGGAATCCAAAACGCAGAGTAAAGCATGACTTATCTTACCTAATATGCTAACTGCGCTCTAGCTTCTGAAGAGGTCGACATCTGATGCGATCAACTAGCCCTCATAGACTGTTGCAAAGGACAGGTCCACGGCGACCTGTCCAGTCTTCCCACTTACTTCTGTCGTCTTAGTGCGTGTAAACGTTGGACCCCAAATCTCTGGCCAGATAGAACGCCAGATTGATTTTGGAAAATTTCGGCCCATCGTTCAGGTTGCATCCTCCGAAATCCTGATTCCTGAACGCAAAGCCGTGAAAATACTTCGGATGAGTCCCCCAGATGTCCAGGTACCACACCTCACCCGAAAACATGCGGTAGAGGTTCCCTGTCAGTGACGTCGAGATAGTTGAATCCCAATCGACCCAGGTTCTGGGACAGCCGTCAGTATTATCTTCGCCAAGGCTATTCGGATTCGTCGTGACGTATCCGAACGTCTGAATTTTTCCTGTGGGTTCGAAGATGTAGCGGGCCAGGAGCATGCCTATGACGTTGTCGGTGCCATAGACTGCCTCGTTGCTCGTTCGCCAAGCGAACAGGGCAGGATCGACAGGAACGATCACTGGGGTCTGCCCCCCATCATCCGGCATCGAGAAACCCGCCGCGGTGAAGCCCAGATGGTCTGTGAGAAGTGAGGCCTGCAACCGCTTGTATCCGTCGATGCCCGGCACCACCCATGCCTGATCATGCCAGTAGGTTTGTGCTGCCTGCACAGCGGCCGTACGTTGATCATCGTAGGTTGGGAATGACCGGTCATACATTGGGCTGCGCAGAGATCCCAGCAGGTCATTGAGAACTGCCTGGTCGTTTATACCGCTTTGGTAGCCTGGCTGCAGCCACCAGAGGGTGTTATCCGTCTGGTTGATCACGGTCTGATTCGGCAACGGTTTGGGCACACTCTGCTGAAGAATCTGGTTGATGC
Coding sequences within:
- a CDS encoding SRPBCC domain-containing protein, encoding MTHSAQSHSAAATPAMTSRTEDGRTLVLERFFRAPPERVFAAFSQAEHL
- a CDS encoding phosphodiester glycosidase family protein, whose product is MAALSRLAPPLFLLTTLLSCGQFPDVQGTDPYALSQLGEKVDQVAVPYESGTIPADQTRVRVSFVGDAADLPMIGVRQVLLCGATCTSTGVTTGVLTKEDGTGRGVVFSDVLLPPGQIDRIIVQPDPALGQPVAFKTISLSEPLTLLGGERQEIFLSVQSVATQLKVTFLGTAALPPSVGTVMAYRPDRKMAWPAGGAVAMSMAAGGMEKAQLFGMQLIDTGGLMPRLMMWPAMKGQAPATVALKLDPARLPQGMTAADYQVRVNNATSPKVTVQGDTLTFATDDLASARIYTDRSVIETSTGERIALPGKTLSSAGLSAQDTSACKNSLISRRAQYEQYFANGTDAIRIFDCENVAPYVHIVLIDRSNRGRTVGLPITPSNDYPGKYVLRPITSHGEGAAVAINGFTWDGDYGTYMGTGYGTPIGTLITNGIVRRKTSTTEAILGFQMQPTDRSRGTSAEFFVGASNSLNLGTHNYNVIGSTTSIIRNNACNLNLDTTSINRWSAVGIGYNRMALISTTSDGSSSPRDLCSVFEGLGYMDGAIRLDGGPSASMTWLGQHINPLTGSDYYKFGNARNILNALVWK
- a CDS encoding tyrosine-type recombinase/integrase, which produces MDSDQVTLTLYQGGLLAQTREWTNLHDEELRRRAVKAAADKDVAALVSLTTAYLAHQGGSGVLTSPRTVEAYALGAQQFIEYATAQALSLLRPGRHDTQGYINALLAAGRKPAGVQLKVAAAGCLYRALRWAGATEADPFRDTKVPKDRTPGIVKRPPYTEDELADVLEHADVHAKFLLFLTAHAGLRISEALALEWDDLDEAAKRLHVRSGKGRKGRVVAMSTSLARAARHYRGLYGPGGPDHTDGKRTTPSTHLFRYRHAMTAR